One genomic window of Sarcophilus harrisii chromosome X, mSarHar1.11, whole genome shotgun sequence includes the following:
- the LOC116420366 gene encoding basigin-like, with translation MGYALRAKVLGATVVLGVLAFSPWESRAAAVWRTGVVFEPHRALTCTLNKTWSKARPEGASSTRAGGRWLRAEWQLREDRFDSSGRAPKGPPRGEFPYVFPAEGTYVKASERPKKPPKVFAKAQIERGTEGQDVMLACESRSYPCISYWDWYRHHEVTGDRLLLNGSGRRVFITESGHRSELILQHLDAAEDPGAYICVGSNRQGHHAAVVLLKVRSHFAALWPLLGIVFEMLLLFTILLCNKYCLGGRRQRRLLED, from the coding sequence ATGGGCTACGCCCTTCGGGCCAAGGTGCTGGGAGCCACTGTGGTGCTCGGCGTCTTGGCCTTCAGTCCCTGGGAGTCTCGGGCCGCCGCGGTATGGAGAACCGGGGTCGTCTTCGAGCCCCACCGGGCCCTCACCTGCACCCTGAACAAGACGTGGTCCAAGGCCCGCCCCGAAGGGGCTTCGTCGACCAGGGCTGGCGGCCGCTGGCTGAGGGCCGAGTGGCAGTTGCGGGAGGACCGCTTCGACAGCTCGGGGAGGGCCCCCAAGGGGCCCCCCCGAGGAGAATTCCCGTACGTTTTCCCGGCTGAGGGGACCTACGTGAAAGCTTCCGAGCGCCCGAAGAAGCCCCCCAAGGTGTTCGCCAAAGCCCAGATCGAGCGCGGCACAGAAGGCCAGGATGTGATGCTGGCGTGCGAGAGCCGCTCTTACCCCTGCATCTCCTACTGGGACTGGTACCGGCACCACGAAGTTACCGGCGACAGGCTGCTGCTCAACGGCAGCGGGCGGCGGGTCTTCATCACTGAGAGTGGCCACCGCAGCGAGCTCATCCTCCAGCACCTAGACGCGGCCGAGGATCCTGGCGCCTACATCTGCGTGGGCAGCAACAGACAGGGCCACCACGCCGCTGTCGTCCTGCTCAAGGTGCGCAGCCACTTTGCCGCGCTCTGGCCCTTACTGGGCATAGTGTTCGAGATGCTGCTGCTCTTCACTATCCTGCTCTGCAACAAGTATTGTCTCGGcgggcggcggcagcggcggctcCTGGAGGATTAG